One part of the Perognathus longimembris pacificus isolate PPM17 chromosome 10, ASM2315922v1, whole genome shotgun sequence genome encodes these proteins:
- the Siah1 gene encoding E3 ubiquitin-protein ligase SIAH1: MSRQTATALPTGTSKCPPSQRVPALTGTTASNNDLASLFECPVCFDYVLPPILQCQSGHLVCSNCRPKLTCCPTCRGPLGSIRNLAMEKVANSVLFPCKYASSGCEITLPHTEKADHEELCEFRPYSCPCPGASCKWQGSLDAVMPHLMHQHKSITTLQGEDIVFLATDINLPGAVDWVMMQSCFGFHFMLVLEKQEKYDGHQQFFAIVQLIGTRKQAENFAYRLELNGHRRRLTWEATPRSIHEGIATAIMNSDCLVFDTSIAQLFAENGNLGINVTISMC; this comes from the coding sequence atGAGCCGTCAGACTGCCACAGCATTACCTACTGGTACCTCCAAGTGTCCACCATCGCAGAGGGTGCCTGCCCTGACTGGCACAACTGCATCCAACAATGACTTGGCGAGTCTTTTCGAGTGTCCGGTTTGCTTTGACTATGTGTTACCACCCATTCTTCAGTGTCAGAGTGGCCATCTTGTTTGTAGCAACTGTCGCCCCAAACTCACATGTTGTCCAACTTGTCGGGGGCCGTTGGGATCCATTCGCAACTTGGCGATGGAGAAGGTGGCCAATTCAGTACTTTTCCCTTGTAAATATGCCTCTTCTGGATGTGAAATAACTctgccacacacagagaaagctgaTCACGAGGAGCTCTGTGAGTTTCGGCCTTATTCCTGCCCATGCCCTGGTGCTTCCTGTAAATGGCAAGGCTCCTTGGATGCCGTGATGCCACATCTGATGCATCAACACAAGTCCATTACAACCCTACAAGGAGAGGATATAGTTTTCCTTGCTACAGACATTAACCTTCCTGGTGCTGTTGACTGGGTGATGATGCAGTCCTGTTTTGGCTTTCACTTCATGTTAGTCTTGGAGAAACAGGAAAAATATGATGGTCACCAGCAGTTCTTCGCAATCGTACAGCTGATAGGAACACGCAAGCAAGCTGAAAATTTTGCTTATCGACTTGAGCTAAATGGTCATAGGCGGCGATTGACTTGGGAAGCGACTCCTCGGTCTATTCATGAGGGAATTGCAACAGCCATTATGAATAGTGACTGCCTAGTCTTTGACACCAGCATTGCACAGCTTTTTGCAGAAAATGGTAATTTAGGCATCAATGTAACTATTTCCATGTGTTGA